The stretch of DNA TCTGCGACCCTTAGGTTTTCCACACCGATCACCCGGCATTCAGAATCAACCACCGCGAGCGGATCGTCAACCGCCCCCATCTTGGCTGTGCCGCAAGGGTGGAATGCGCTTTCTACATGTGCGCGCAGAAAATCGTCTATCTGTTCATCCGATTGCACGTGCTCGCCGGGCTGAATTTCGCTACCCCTATAGGGATCGAAAGCCGCTTGTCCGAAAATTTCCCGTGTGAGGCGTACGCAATGGCGGAAATCGGTCCAATCGTCTTCGTGCGACATGTAATTGAACTTGATTATGGGTTTTTCACGCGGATTGGCAGAACGCAACGCCACGCTGCCGCGCGATTTCGAGCGCATCGGGCCGACATGCGCCTGAAATCCGTGAGCTGGTGCTGCCGCCTTGCCGTCATATCGGATGGCGGCGGGCAAAAAGTGGTACTGGATATCGGGATATTCGACGCCTGGCCTGGAGCGCAGGAAAGCTGCGGATTCAAAATGATTGGTCGCGCCTTCGCCCGATTTGAAGAGCAGCCATTGCGCACCGATGCGGGCTTTCGAGAACAGGTTCAGCTTGGAATAGAGCGTGATGGGCTGCGTACATTCCTGCTGGATATAGACTTCCAGATGGTCCTGAAGATTGTGCCCAACACCGGGGCGGTCCACCACCACGTCGATGCCGTGTTCGCGCAGATGTGCCGCTGGACCAATGCCCGAAAGCATCAGCAATTTGGGCGAATTGATGGAAGAAGCCGCAATGATCACGTCACGGCGTGCACGCACCGTTGCAAAACTGCGCCCCGCCTCGATCTCCACGCCCACGGCACGGTTTCCCTCCAGCACTATCTTGCGCGCAAGGCCTTTGACCAATTGCACATTCGGGCGCTTGAGGGCCGGTTTCAGATAGGCGTTGGCTGCGGACCAGCGGCGACCCTTATGGATCGTCTGCTCCATTGGGCCAAAGCCTTCCTGCTTTGCACCATTATAATCCTGAGTGAGCTCAAAACCTGCTTCGCGCCCTGCTTGCACAAATGCGTGAAATAGGGGGTTATCGCGGCGGCCGCGCTGGATATGCAAGGGGCCGTCGGTTCCGCGCCAGTCTTCCTCTCCGCCATGGGAACTTTCCATGCGCTTGAAATAGGGCAGCACGTCAGCGAAGCTCCAGCCCTGTGCCCCGCTTTGCGACCAATGGTCAAAATCACGGGCATGACCGCGTACATAGACCATACCATTAATGGAAGACGAGCCGCCAAGAACTTTGCCGCGCGGGGTAACAAGGCTGCGCCCACCCAGATGGGGTTCCGGTTCGGTCGAAAATCCCCAGTCATAGGTTGCCATATTCATCGGGAAGGATAGGGCAGCGGGCATCTGGATCAACGGCCCCACATCCGGCACACCATATTCGATGACGATGACCGAGTGGCGACCGTCCTCGGAAAGGCGATAAGCCATGGCTGAGCCGGCTGAGCCGGAGCCGATGATTACAAAATCCGCTTCCATGATCATTCCCCTGCCGAAAGTTGAATGGCGATGTAATTTTCCACCAGCGAAATCGCAGCCTTTGCATCCGGTGCATCGGCACCAAGTGCATGGCGAATATAAAGCCCATCGATCAGTGCACCTGCGCCTTCCGCGATGCGGTGCGCGTGGTCGCTGCCCGTCAGTTGCGAGAGAGGCACGACCAGATTGGAATGCAGGCGGTGGGCATAAACCCGCAGGAGTCGGCGCGTGTCGTGTGATTGCTGCGCATGGACATAAAAGGTCAGCCATGCGGCAATGGTTTCCGGGGCAAATTGGGCGGCGGAAAAATTGACTGCAATGATCGCCGCGATGCGTGCACGCGGCGTTTCGGTCTGGCTGATTGCCCTGTTGAGATCCTGACCCAGTTCACGCAGCAAATGGCGCATGGTCGCGAGAATGAGTTTGTCCTTACCGCCAAAATAATGATGTGCCAGCGCCGGTGAAACGCCTGCCTCATGAGCGATTTGCGCAACCGTCACATCAAGCGAGCCGCGCTGGCCAATAGTGCGGATTGTGGCATCGATCAATTCGCGTCTGCGCAGGGGTTCCATACCGATCTTGGGCATTGGTCCATTCCTGAATCTTGTTTCGAGGTCGCTGTTTAATTTTGATTGACTGATCAATCAATAAAAAATATTTGGCAAAAAATCAATGCTAGTGATGATCTCGCTCTGGTGATTTCCGTAGCGGTGGTTATGGTCGCGGGCGGTTTGAAGCAAAGGCGTCGCGCGACGGGTGACGCGGGTAAAGGTTGGAAATGGTAAGCAATCCGGTTCTTCTGAACGTGTTTCGTGGTGATGTGGTGGAAAGTCGCCATCGCGGTGCGCTTGCGGTTTTCGATGGCGATGGGACTTGCGTTTTTTCTCTGGGCGATGTCGAACGCCCAACCTTTCCGCGCTCGGCGATCAAATCCATTCAGGCTTTGCCGCTGGTCGAAAGCGGGGCGGCGGACGCCTTCGGCTTTAAGGATGCTGATCTTGCAATGGCTTGCGCGTCCCATTCGGGTGAAGAAGAGCATGCCGCACGCGCCCAATCCATGCTGCGTCGCGCCGGACTAGATATGGATGCTCTTGAATGCGGCAGTCACTGGCCGTTCCAGCAATCGGTTTTGATCAAACTCGCTCAAAGCGGACAGCAGCCCACACCGTTGCACAATAATTGCTCGGGCAAGCATTCGGGTTTTCTGGCGACCTGTGTTCATTGTGGCTTTGAAACCAAGGGATACGTTGCCCTTGGTTCGCAAATTCAGGACATGGTGCGCGATGTGATGGAAGAAGTAACGGGTGCGGTCCACGCGGTCGATCAATGTGGCACGGACGGCTGTTCGATTCCGACCTATGCTATTCCCTTGTCGAAGCTGGCGCATGGATTTGCCCGAATGGCAACCGGTACCGGGCTTGGCGACAAGCGAGCTGCTGCTGCTCGCCGTCTCGTCACGGCGTGCATGGCAGAACCCTTCTACGTGGCGGGTACAAAGCGTGCCTGCACCGAATTGATGCGTATGGCGCCTGAGCGAATTTTTGTGAAAACG from Brucella sp. BE17 encodes:
- the betI gene encoding transcriptional regulator BetI — encoded protein: MPKIGMEPLRRRELIDATIRTIGQRGSLDVTVAQIAHEAGVSPALAHHYFGGKDKLILATMRHLLRELGQDLNRAISQTETPRARIAAIIAVNFSAAQFAPETIAAWLTFYVHAQQSHDTRRLLRVYAHRLHSNLVVPLSQLTGSDHAHRIAEGAGALIDGLYIRHALGADAPDAKAAISLVENYIAIQLSAGE
- the betA gene encoding choline dehydrogenase, which produces MEADFVIIGSGSAGSAMAYRLSEDGRHSVIVIEYGVPDVGPLIQMPAALSFPMNMATYDWGFSTEPEPHLGGRSLVTPRGKVLGGSSSINGMVYVRGHARDFDHWSQSGAQGWSFADVLPYFKRMESSHGGEEDWRGTDGPLHIQRGRRDNPLFHAFVQAGREAGFELTQDYNGAKQEGFGPMEQTIHKGRRWSAANAYLKPALKRPNVQLVKGLARKIVLEGNRAVGVEIEAGRSFATVRARRDVIIAASSINSPKLLMLSGIGPAAHLREHGIDVVVDRPGVGHNLQDHLEVYIQQECTQPITLYSKLNLFSKARIGAQWLLFKSGEGATNHFESAAFLRSRPGVEYPDIQYHFLPAAIRYDGKAAAPAHGFQAHVGPMRSKSRGSVALRSANPREKPIIKFNYMSHEDDWTDFRHCVRLTREIFGQAAFDPYRGSEIQPGEHVQSDEQIDDFLRAHVESAFHPCGTAKMGAVDDPLAVVDSECRVIGVENLRVADSSIFPRITNGNLNGPSIMVGEKAADHILGRTPLPCSNQEPWINPRWQTSDR
- a CDS encoding asparaginase, encoding MVSNPVLLNVFRGDVVESRHRGALAVFDGDGTCVFSLGDVERPTFPRSAIKSIQALPLVESGAADAFGFKDADLAMACASHSGEEEHAARAQSMLRRAGLDMDALECGSHWPFQQSVLIKLAQSGQQPTPLHNNCSGKHSGFLATCVHCGFETKGYVALGSQIQDMVRDVMEEVTGAVHAVDQCGTDGCSIPTYAIPLSKLAHGFARMATGTGLGDKRAAAARRLVTACMAEPFYVAGTKRACTELMRMAPERIFVKTGAEGVFCGAVPELGLGFALKCDDGATRAAEAMVATLLARIFCKDEELSARLTAFANPAMKNWNGIAFGRVAPTDLLCHAIIG